The Phytohabitans rumicis DNA segment CGGCGCGAGCTGCCCCGCGCCGAGCCTCTACCTCCTCGACAGCTCCTACGCCGAGTCCCGCGAGCTCGACGCCTGGCTCGCCGTGGCTGCCAAGCACCTGGAAAGGATCGGCGATGACCGCGACTAAGAAGATGATCGGTACGTCCGACGGCACATTCGACAGCTCGCTGCTACGGCGGGCGTTGGGCCTGTTCCCCAGCGGTGTGACCGCCTTCTGCTCGCTGGTCGACGGCGAGCCGATGGGGATGGCGGCCAGCTCCTTCACCTCAGTCTCGCTCGACCCTCCCCTGGTGTCCGTGTGCGTCGCCCACACGTCGACGACCTGGGAGCGCCTCGCCGAACAGGCCAGGTTCGGGCTAAGCGTCCTTGCCAGCGAGCACTCAAGTGTGGCCCGCATGCTTTCCACCCGCTCACAGAACAGATTCGCGGGCATCCACTGGGTGGCCAGCGAGGGTGGCGCGGTCTTCATCGAGAACGCACCACTGTGGCTCGAATGCGTCCCATACCGCGAGATCGAGGCCGGTGACCACGTGATCGTGGTGCTGCAGGTAGCTGCGCTCTCGATGAACCCCGAGACCGATCCGATCGTCTTCCACCGAAGCAATTTCCGCGCGTTCGTCCCAGCTGCCGATCTGAGCCGGTGATCACCGCCGGCGGGACGGTTCCGGGAACGTCGCCGGCCCGGCCTGAGCCCGACGCTCGGATCTGGCGGGCGGTAGGCGATCCGCTCGTCGAGCCGTCGGGATCCGGAGCCCTCGACGGTGAGACGGTCGCGGTCAAAGACCTCTTCGCGATCGCCGGCCACCCGATCGGTGCGGGCAATCCCGCCTGGCTGGCCGCAGCCGCAACTGAAAAGGCCCACGCCCATGCAGTTGCGGCGCTCCTCGACGCCGGCGCCTCGGTACGCGGAATCGCGCAAACCGACGAGTTCGCATACAGCCTGATGGGGTCAACCACCACTACGGGACTCCGCCGAACCCGCGGGCGCCCGGCCGTATCAGCGGTGGGTCGACGTCCGGGCCAGCCGCAGCGGTCGCCGCAGGGGAGGTGACGATCGGACTCGGCACCGACACCGGCGGCTCGGTACGTGTGCCGGCGGCCTTTCAGGGTCTGTGGGGGTTCCGGCCCACCCACGGCGTGATACCGACGGCTGGAGTTCTTCCGCTCGCGCCCAACTTCGACACGGTCGGACTTCTCACGCGACGGCACGAGACCCTCCGCAGGGCAGCGTCCATCCTGCTTCCGCAGGACACCGCCTCGCCAGGCGAGGCGGTCATCGCCGAGGCGCTGCTCGCCATCGCGGACGACGAGATCGGACGAGCGGTACGGGCCGCCTCGGGAATTCTCGATGTCGCCACGGAGGGAGCTTTCACGCCGGAGCCGGGGTGGCTGGCCGCATTCCAATCGGTCGTGGGCGCGGCGGCATGGAGTGCCTACGGCGACTGGCTCGGTTCCCGCATGGAGTGCCTCGGACCGGATGCCCGTGCCAGGTTCGCCCAAGCGTCGACGATCACGCCCGACGCCGCGGAGGCGGCGCGGCGCGTCATCGGTGACGCGCGCGCCCGGATCCGTTCATGGCTGGGCGAACGGATCCTGATGTTGCCGACCGTGCCTGCGGCGGCGCCACCCATCGGCGCATCGACGGACCAGCTACGGGTCCGGACGATGTCCCTGACGATCATCGCGGGAATCGGAGGGCTGCCCGCGGTGAACGTCCCGGTGACGTTATCGTCCGGGTTACCTGTCGGCATTTGCCTGGTCGGACCGGCAGGGAGCGACCTCGCATTGCTCGACGTCGCCGGAGAGGTGAGCACATGACCGCCGACCGCGCACTGCTGGCTGCCGCACATGCCGGCCCCACAGCCGGGTTGCTGCGTGACAAGGCGCCGATGGCCGCGGTGATCGCGAACGTGGAGCGGTGCCCCTGCCCCTAGTCGGCGTGGCCGAATGCCTTGATCTGTTCGGCCTCCTGCGGTGTCAGCTCGCGGGGTAGCTGGCCACGGGCGAGCTTCTCGCTTTGGACGTGGTGGCGGATGTCTTCGACGATCTCCGGGTTGGCCAGCATGGTGGTGTCTCCCACGTCGGTGAAGTTGGAGACGGCGGCGATGACCCGGCGCATGATCTTTCCGGATCGGGTTTTGGGCATGTCGGCGACGATCCACACGTTGGCTGGCCGGGCGATCTTCCCGATCTGTTGCTCGATCGTGCGTACGACCCTGTCCTCGATGAGTTTGCTGGGTGGGTGGCCGGGTTTGAGCGCGACGTACATTTCCACGGCCCGGCCGCGGAGTTCGTCGATCACGGGGATGGCGGCGGCTTCGGCGATCTCATCGACGGTGAGGGCACCCCGAGCGGGCCCGACTCCACGGGCCTCTCGCCGCCCAACGGAGGCGGCCCTGGTCATCCCGTCCAGCTCACACAATGGTGGAGCGACCTCATCGTATCGCCGACCCCACCGCGCTTACCACAATAACGAGTTGCTAAGTTTGGCAACTCATGAGGCTTGAAGGCGTGGAGCGGTCGTCGGGTGGCGACCCGGCGGTGATGGGGCACGTAGCGTGTCCCCGCAGAAGGGGGTGGCCCAGTGAGCACGCCGCTGTATCAGGCCAAGGCAGAGTTTTTCAAGACGTTGGGGCACCCGGCGCGGATCCGGGTTTTGGAGTTGTTGTCGGAGCGGGAGCACGCGGTTTCGGAGCTGCTGCCCGAGGTGGGGATCGAGTCGGCGCATCTGTCGCAGCAGCTGTCGGTGCTGCGTCGGGCGAATCTGGTGGTGACCCGCCGGGACGGTTCGGCGGTGTACTACTCGCTGGTCAGCCCGCAGGTGGCTGAGCTGCTCGCGGTCGCGCGGCGGATCCTGACCGAGGTGTTGACCAGCCAGGCCGAATTGTTGGGTGACCTGCGCGCGGCGACGGATCGGGCCGGGCCGCCGTGAGGCCGCTGCGTGGGCCAGACACGAGGAGAGGGTCTTGGGGCTGATCGGCAAGATCCGCGGTGTGGGGCGGGTTGCTGAGCCGGCACCGGCGGCGCCTGAGCGGTTGCCGGCGGGGGCCGGTTTGGGTGGGTCGGTGCAGGTGCGGCATGTGGATGCCGGGTCGTGCAACGGGTGTGAGATCGAGATCGGGCAGGCGTTTGGCCCGGTGTATGACGGCGAGCGGCACGGGGTGCGGTTGGTGGCCTCGCCGCGGCACGCGGATGTGTTGACGGTGACCGGCCCGGTGACGGTGAACATGGCCGGGCCGTTGCGTAAGACGTTTGAGGCGATGCCGCAGCCGCGGCTGGTCGTCGCGGTGGGTGACTGCGCCCGGGATTGTGGGATGTTCGCCGGCGGGCACGGGGTGCACGGCCCGGTCGGTGATGTGGTGCCGGTGGATGTGCAGGTGCCGGGGTGTCCGCCGGAGCCGGCGGCGATCGTGGCCGCCCTGCGCGGCGTGTCGGGCCGGTGAACCAGGTCGCGTCGGCGCTGGGCGCCGCGTACGCGCTCGCGGGTGCCGGTGCCCTGGCCGGGTTGGTGACGCCGGCCCGCTGGCGGTCGACGACGGCCGGTGCGGCGACAGCCGCGGTCGGGGCGGCCGGTGTAGCGGCTGGGTTGGCCGCGGTGTCCGGTACCGGCTGGCAGGCACGCCTGCCAGATCTGCTGCCGCTGGCGGGGGTGAGCCTGTCGGTGGACGCCCTCGCCGGCTGGTTCCTGCTGCTGATCGGCGCCGTCGCCGCCGTCGTCGGGATCTACACGGTCGGGTATACCGGCCGTGGCGGGCACGGCCCGGCCTCCCGGACCGCCCTGGCCGTGCTGCCGGTGTTCGTCGCGGCGATGCTGCTGGTCCCGGCCGCGGCCAATGTGTCGACGTTCCTGCTGGCGTGGGAACTGATGGCGGTCACCTCGCTGCTGCTGGTGCTCGCGGAGCATCGGCACAGCCCCGCGGTGCGCACGGCCGGGCTGTGGTACGCGGCGATGACCCAGGCCGGGTTCGTAGCGGTGCTGCTGGATTGGTGTGGCTGGCCGCGGCCTCTGGCGGGGAGTCGTTCGCGGTGATCCGCGCCGCCGCGCCGGGCCTGTCGCCGGCGGTGTCCGGCGGGGTGTTCTTGCTGTGCCTGATCGGGTTCGCGTCGAAGGCGGGGGCGGTGCCGCTGCATCCGTGGCTGCCGCGCGCGCACGCCGAGGCCCCGTCGCATGTGTCGGCGTTGATGAGCGCGGCGATGGTCAAGCTCGGCGTGTACGGCATCGTGCGGGTCGGCTTCGACCTGTTCGGCGGCGGATCGCGGTGGTGGTGGCTGCTGCTCGCCGCTATCGGCGCGGTGTCGGCGTTGTACGGGATTTTGCAGGCCGTGGTGGCCACCGATTTGAAGCGGCTGTTGGCGTTTTCCACCAGCGAGAACATCGGGCTGATCCTGCTCGGCCTGGCCGCGGCCGGGTTGTGGGCCGACGCCGGGCAACCCGGGGTGGCCGGGGTCGCGCTGGCGGCGGCATTGCTGCACGCCGTCAACCACGCCGGGTTCAAGACGCTGTTGTTCTGCGGGGCCGGGTCGGTGCTGCACGCCACGGGTACCCGCGATTTGGACGCGTTGGGTGGGCTGTCGCGGCGGATGCCGGCCACCACCGTCCTGTTCACGGTCGGCGCGTTGGGTGCGGCGGCGCTGCCGCCCGGCAACGGGTTCATCTCCGAGTGGCTGCTGTTGCAGGCGCTGCTGCACCAGGCACCGGCCGCCGGCACGGTCCTGACGATCGCCGCACCGGCCGCGGTCGCGGTCGTCGCGTTGACCGCCGGCGTCGGTGTGGCCGCCTACGTCAAGGCCCTCGGCACCGGGTTTCTGGCCCGGCCGCGCAGCACCGCCGCCGCCCGGGCGGTCGAGTCCCCGCCCAGCATGCTGGCCGGGATGGGCCTGGCCGCGGCGGCCTGCGCCGGGCTGGCTGTCGCCCCGACCGTGGCGGCCCCGGCCCTGGACCGGATCGCGGCCGAACTGAACACGGGGGCGGCGCCGCTTTCCGGCAGCGGTATGGACGTGCGGCTGGCCGGCATCACCTCCACGATCGCTCCACTGTGGATCGCGGTCGGAGTGGTCGGGCTCGCCGTCGGGTTCGCCGCCGCCGGCCGCGCCTTCGGCCGGGCCAGGCGGCGGGCGGTGGCGTGGGACTGCGGCGACGGACCACTGACGCCGCGGATGGAGTACACCGCGACGTCGTTCGCCGAGCCGTTGCAGCGGGTCTTCGACGACGTCCTGGCACCGGAGCAGGACGTCGACGTCACCCACCCGGCCGAGTCCGCCTACCTGGTGCGGGCCGTGCAGTACCGGCGGCGGCTGCCGGACCGTATCGAGGCCCGCCTCTACCGGCCACTCATCACGGCCGTCGACACGGTGGGCCGGGCCGCCCGCGCCCTCGCGTCCGGCAGCGTGCACCGCTACCTGGCCTACATGCTCACCGCGCTGGTCGCGGTCCTGGTCGCCGGAGTGATCCGGTGAGCGCCTGGGCCATGGCCGCGACACAGGCGGTCCTCGTCGCGGCGGTCGCCCCGCTGCTGATCGGGTTCATGCGCGCGGTGCGGGCGCGGCTGGAGGGCCGCGCCGGCGGCCGACTGGTCCAGCCGTGGCGGGATCTGCGCAAACTGCTGCGCAAGGAGCCGATCACCCCGGCCGACGCGGGGGTGTTCTTCACCGCCGCACCGGTGGTGCTGATGGCCACCAGCGTGCTGGTCGCCGCCGCGGCCCCGTACCTGTCCACCCGCGGCCCGCTGCCCGGGGTCGCCGACCTGATCGTCGTGGTCGGGCTGCTGCTGCTCGGCACTGTCGCCCTCGCCCTCGCCGGGTTGGACACCGGGACCGCGTTCGGTGGCATGGGCGCCAGCCGCGAGATGACCATCGCCGCCCTCGTCGAGCCCACGCTGCTGCTGTCGGTGTTCGCGCTGTCCACCCGGGTCGGGTCGACCGACCTCGGCGCCATCGTCGCCGCCGGCGCCACCGACCCCGCCTCGGTGTTCACCCCCGCCAGCGCCCTCGCCGCCGCCGCCCTCGCGATCGCCACCCTCGCCGAGGCGGGCCGGCTACCGGTGGACAACCCGGCCACCCACCTGGAGCTGACCATGGTCCACGAAGCCATGGTCCTGGAATACTCCGGCCGCGACCTGGCCCTGGTCGAGTGGGCCGCGGCGATGCGGCTGAGCATCCTGCTCGGCCTGCTGGCCAACCTGTTCATCCCCTGGGGCGTCGCCACCACCCTGCGCCCCCTCGCCATCGCCCTGGCCGCCGTGGTGTTCGTCGCCAAACTCGCCGTCCTGGGCGGGCTCCTCGCCGCCGGTGAGGTGTTCGCCGCGAAACTGCGCCTGTTCCGCATCCCGGAACTGCTCGCCGGCTCGTTCGTCCTCGGCCTGCTCGCGGTCATCACCTCCGCCGTCCTGGCCTGAATGAGAGACCGTCGATGACCGGCACCCTCAACTCCCAACTGCTCAATCTGGCGTGTGGACTGTTTCTGCTGACCGCGATCGGGGTGCTGTGGCGCCGGGAACTGTCCGCGCTGATCGCCCTGCTCACCGTCCAAGGCTGGCCCTGACCGGCATCGCCGTCCTCCTCGCGGTCGAGGATCGCAGCGGCGAGGCGGCGGCGGTGGCGGTCGGGGTGGGGCTGCTCAAGGCCGGGCTGCTGCCGTGGCTGCTGCGCCGCGTGCTGGCCCAGGTGCCCGGGGCCCGGGAGACGGCCCCGCTGGTCAACGTTTCCGCCTCGATGCTCGCCGCCGCTGTACTGGTCCTGCTCGCCTACGCCGCCGCCCGCCCCCTCGTCGACCTCGCCCCCGCCGCGACGGCGCGGGCGGCGCCGGTCGGTATCGCCGTCGTGCTGGTCGGGTTCTTCCTGGCCGCCACCCGCCGCCGCGCGATTTCCCAGATCGTCGGCGTGCTGCTGATCGACAACGGCATCGCCGCCGTCGCGTTCCTG contains these protein-coding regions:
- a CDS encoding flavin reductase family protein gives rise to the protein MTATKKMIGTSDGTFDSSLLRRALGLFPSGVTAFCSLVDGEPMGMAASSFTSVSLDPPLVSVCVAHTSTTWERLAEQARFGLSVLASEHSSVARMLSTRSQNRFAGIHWVASEGGAVFIENAPLWLECVPYREIEAGDHVIVVLQVAALSMNPETDPIVFHRSNFRAFVPAADLSR
- a CDS encoding amidase family protein, producing the protein MECLGPDARARFAQASTITPDAAEAARRVIGDARARIRSWLGERILMLPTVPAAAPPIGASTDQLRVRTMSLTIIAGIGGLPAVNVPVTLSSGLPVGICLVGPAGSDLALLDVAGEVST
- a CDS encoding AMP-binding enzyme yields the protein MTRAASVGRREARGVGPARGALTVDEIAEAAAIPVIDELRGRAVEMYVALKPGHPPSKLIEDRVVRTIEQQIGKIARPANVWIVADMPKTRSGKIMRRVIAAVSNFTDVGDTTMLANPEIVEDIRHHVQSEKLARGQLPRELTPQEAEQIKAFGHAD
- a CDS encoding ArsR/SmtB family transcription factor — translated: MSTPLYQAKAEFFKTLGHPARIRVLELLSEREHAVSELLPEVGIESAHLSQQLSVLRRANLVVTRRDGSAVYYSLVSPQVAELLAVARRILTEVLTSQAELLGDLRAATDRAGPP
- a CDS encoding NADH-quinone oxidoreductase subunit B family protein, which encodes MGLIGKIRGVGRVAEPAPAAPERLPAGAGLGGSVQVRHVDAGSCNGCEIEIGQAFGPVYDGERHGVRLVASPRHADVLTVTGPVTVNMAGPLRKTFEAMPQPRLVVAVGDCARDCGMFAGGHGVHGPVGDVVPVDVQVPGCPPEPAAIVAALRGVSGR
- a CDS encoding proton-conducting transporter transmembrane domain-containing protein: MWLAAASGGESFAVIRAAAPGLSPAVSGGVFLLCLIGFASKAGAVPLHPWLPRAHAEAPSHVSALMSAAMVKLGVYGIVRVGFDLFGGGSRWWWLLLAAIGAVSALYGILQAVVATDLKRLLAFSTSENIGLILLGLAAAGLWADAGQPGVAGVALAAALLHAVNHAGFKTLLFCGAGSVLHATGTRDLDALGGLSRRMPATTVLFTVGALGAAALPPGNGFISEWLLLQALLHQAPAAGTVLTIAAPAAVAVVALTAGVGVAAYVKALGTGFLARPRSTAAARAVESPPSMLAGMGLAAAACAGLAVAPTVAAPALDRIAAELNTGAAPLSGSGMDVRLAGITSTIAPLWIAVGVVGLAVGFAAAGRAFGRARRRAVAWDCGDGPLTPRMEYTATSFAEPLQRVFDDVLAPEQDVDVTHPAESAYLVRAVQYRRRLPDRIEARLYRPLITAVDTVGRAARALASGSVHRYLAYMLTALVAVLVAGVIR
- a CDS encoding respiratory chain complex I subunit 1 family protein; protein product: MSAWAMAATQAVLVAAVAPLLIGFMRAVRARLEGRAGGRLVQPWRDLRKLLRKEPITPADAGVFFTAAPVVLMATSVLVAAAAPYLSTRGPLPGVADLIVVVGLLLLGTVALALAGLDTGTAFGGMGASREMTIAALVEPTLLLSVFALSTRVGSTDLGAIVAAGATDPASVFTPASALAAAALAIATLAEAGRLPVDNPATHLELTMVHEAMVLEYSGRDLALVEWAAAMRLSILLGLLANLFIPWGVATTLRPLAIALAAVVFVAKLAVLGGLLAAGEVFAAKLRLFRIPELLAGSFVLGLLAVITSAVLA